The nucleotide sequence TGGCAGGTACTCATTACATTATTATCGTTTACCAACAAAATAGTAGTTTTAGCTGAATATGTAAATTAGGTTTTTTTCTCCAGGATACACGAATGATACAATTAATTCTAATGCAAACAAAGCATATTTATCAGGTAAGTGAAATTTTGTGACAgattttttatcatacaaaatggATTAACTCTGATTGTTATGGAACCGGTTGCAATCAAAATTCATGGTTTTGATTTATGTACAAATGACTTTTATCCCCCAAGACTATAAACAATATTGAATCCTAAGCCTAAATGCTTGTTAGAATTTTCTGCTCTCAGCTTAAATAACTACTAGAGAAACGATTCTCCCACACACAGGAGAATatcagttttacatatttttcttaagtGTAAGGTTACTGACTGTAGTAAACAATCAAATGTGaggaatatatatagttatggaaCACTTTTGATACCATGACCTGCTAAGAAATAAGTAACCCTGTGTACATGATAATGCTTCCCATGAAAACAAGTGTATTTCTTCCTAAAGTCTACTTTCAGTGACCCAAGCTATCCCTACGCAAGATATCACAAATAACTTTCTTACACTTTTTAATAGAATCATTTGTTTTCCTCGACGCATCTCATTTTTTATTGATGTGAGTTGTAACTGGATGAATAAATGActattgttataatcattattatctgtCATAATACCCACATAGTAATGTGGAGTCAGAGAAAATCCTATAAATTTGTCAAATAGGTATCTAAACATTAGTAATCTATATTTGAAAGAGAAAACCAGCCTAGAaattatatgaagatatatatggaaaatataaaaacaccagccttttaaaacaagaaacagacatgtgtacatatatatatatatatatatatatatatatatatatatatatatatatatatatatatatatatatatatatatatatatatatatatatatatatatacacacatatatatactacgcgtttgttttaaactgaaatatgatAATTCGCACGACAGTCATAATTTTCGATGAGGTTAACTATGAGCATCAGTTTAGGGTTAATGGGTTTATGATGATTATATTGCCTTtcgttttttccttgtttttattaacGGATGTTATTGATAGTAAGGAGCTGGGGAGGAATACATATCGTTTATGCAGCGTACGTACCCTGCGTAGTGTAATCCTTTCAGTTCGGAAGTTGGGGTAACAACTGAATAATGGAATGAGTGTCTGAATGTTCCCTCGTGGGAACGTTGTGTACAGTCAGTCCGTGTAGCAAAATTATACTACGTTAATTCTGGACTATAATGATGCAGTATCTGTTTCTTGGATGTTACTTCGATACAGTTATatctgtttaattaatttttcgcAGCTGTGTTAATCTTGCCGTCCAACTTAATAGATTCGAACTTGCTCCTCAGTAATCCTCATGACGGTAGTATCTGCAATACAGTTTAGATTGTGCAATGTCTCTTTGATTAATATGCATGATTATAACCAATAACGCTAATGTGATTCTTTCAGTATTCGAGTGTGCATTTATATATCATGGTTAAAACTACCTTGCAACATTATATTTGTTGCCTAACAGCTGGACTACCATGTTCTTGTTTCTCTCTCgctaaacttaaaataaattttcgCATACATGGAAATCCTGAAGAATCTCCGACTTTAATAGCCAAACTGCaaagataatttaataattttcttaaacatAGACACTAATTTTTCTCAAGGAGATATGTAACATAACTTTACTCTTtgagtttatgaaaatattgggCAGAAAGAAATGTCGGTTTTATGGTGGTTTCAAACTTTTTCATGATTACATACCGCAAcggtaaatttcttttttaaagttttcctcaTTCATTCCTAAATGTGTGCATTTCCAGAAAATGCCCAGAAAGTTGAACAAGTGCTTTTTTAGTTATTCAGGTTATTATGCAATAgggacaaaacaaaaaatgacccACAACAGCAACATTAGTGTCCAGAGTATGAATTGTTCCCTGATTGTCTCCCGTCTCCTGACATCAactgaaacaaagacaaaactttTTGATggcttttgtatttttaagacAACTATGATTTTCTTTATCTAACATTGTTCATTTTCACAGACAAGCGTCAAAAGTTACCTTATTATACTGACTGCTTGCAGGCGGGTTATACAGGCTGTTCTTGCTCTGACTTAGCGGCTATTGCAGCGCAGATTACCCTCTTTGAAGACGAGGTCAAAGGGCTGGATGACCTTCAAAATAAAGTCGATCTGATTGCCACGGCAATAAAACAGCTGGGAGCCTGGGTTAATTCGGGTAAGTCTTGAGCCTTAGGTATGTTtaatcttttgataattttttacttgttttcattctaAAGATATCTTTTATATTCTACCCCCAGGAAGCTAATTTTAATTTTGGTCAAAGCCGAAGGCTTGCGAAAAACTTTCGGTTTTCCGAAcagtttctaaaaataaaaatctccagACAACTTGTTAGTAATAAGATGTTTTGTATAATCTTTAATGTGAATTTatgcattcaattttatttttactggcgAGAATTTACCTGCCACCCTTGTGTATTAAGCCTTCAAAGTAAGAGTTCACATTAATTGCGATTAGTTCTGGCTTCAGAAACAGCGGTTATGTAAGCATTCAGTTGCGGATTTTTGTATGGTAATGTGCTGCACAAAATATCCCTGAATTATCAGTGGCTTAGCGCAAATAGTAAAAATATCAAGTAGACGCATGAAAGAAAGCcattaaagaaaaactttctttacTGGTAATGTAATTACGATGTAATGCTGATTTGGTTGTTCCAGACTACAagatccataaaaataaaacatctgtGTTTGATGCTTaccagcaaaatatttatattccttaGCAAAAATCAATGGCCACCACTTAATCGATCATCTTTAGAAACGCACCAGTTAAAAGGACAGTTTAAGATCCTTACATGCTGACGAGATATACTTGTAAAAGTGAATGAAAGCATCTGCAGTgtgaaattcaaaggaagtagactggCTCTTCTAATGTTGTTGCCATGCaatatacatgaaaaagaaatttaatggtATTAGCCATTTAATTCTGTTATGGAAAAGCTGTGAAATGCTAGCCATGAGAAAGTTAAATGCAAAAGTCTCAGATGTTTGGcatttatatcttattcactttTAATAGCAATTGCATTCACACAGGCGTGAAAGGTCCACAGGGACCACAAGGACTTCCTGGACCTCAGGGGATTACAGGACAACAAGGTGACTCTGGTGATTCAGGACCCGATACTGTCATGACACGGGAAGGAATACCAGGTCCCCAAGGGCCGAGTGGTTCCTCAGGACCACCCGGTATTAAGGGAGAGCAAGGTGACTGCATCAAGGGACAGAAGGGAACCCAGGGTAAGAAGGGCGAGCCTGGAGTCGGAATGCCTGGACTGCGAGGGACAACGGGTCCACAGGGAGTGCCTGGAAAGGCTGCCCCTAACCTGGATTTCTCAAGTGCTAAGAGCACCTAGGGTCCTTTTGATGAGCTTGTATTCCAGAATTCTTCTTAGGTTCCATTTTACATTAAATTCAAACAATTGCATGGCCAGTGATGAAAAAGTGTGAATCTTgatgacaagaaagaaaaatgtcccATCACGTTGTATAAATGTTAATATAGCATGTTTTTTGCCAGGAAAGTAGCTAGTTTTCGTTTCAGTACTGTGAAATAAAAAACAGCCTAACTTTTTAAAAACGGGAATTGGTATCGCATGGAAAATTCTTCCGATAAATTCACagttatagaaattatattagtGTCTCATAATTTTTCCAATGATTTTACGTTGCAAAAAATATCCAAATTAAGGTTAAGTTGCTTAAGTAAATCTGGTGAtcattaccataaaaacaaaGGCTACTgatatagaaaaacaaaatcttattaattatttgattaaaaaactGGTTAGAGTTATTTAATAGTCTCTTGCATTAAGGATGTACAATGTTTTTAATAACGTATTATACTGGTTGGAAGTAGTTCCCTACTGCTTTAGCttcaattaaaaatactttgcaGATCTCAAGTTTATTTCACGTACCGTTTGTTTAAGTTATGTGAGTATGAACTATTTAATCCCGTATAGAAGACTGAATAACATTATGTATACGAAACATTTTGACTGGTTAAACATATCTCACCAAACGCTTATATTCAGTACCTAATCACTGATCAAGTATCACTTGAAAAGGGAGCCACTGAAAACATAACTATAATGTtatgcatataaaagaaatatcttacATAATTCGAAGACAGCAAACTGTTTTTATCCTTGATTTTCCCCCAAGGGACTAATTTACTTCTGCTTCAGTAATGCTCACTGATAAACTACTCATTCGTGATCTCTTCCCAGTGAATTACTACTGGTGTGCAAAATTACTTGAGGAAATTAGGTCTAGTCATATAGAATGTTAGCCTGTAAAACATGATATCCTCGGAAAAAGGAATATCTAAGGGCCATATAGTTGTActctttccccccaaaaaatccaaATTCATAATGCGCTTTaggaaaccataaaaaaaagttaattttaatgagagtatttttttaatggttgcaGTTATAGTCCTTAGCCTCTTACGGCATTTGCTTATGAAATATTCTCATTCCTAAATCgatgtttataataattttcatatttttttgaaagCAAAGAACTAACTATATCTTTGAATTAGAGTTTACCAAGAATAACCGTAAGAGTCGTTTTCTCTCTCCTAAAATATAGTGAAAGAAAACGAAACCATCTTCTGGAAAGGGTAACTACTTAGTTTAAAACCTAACCTCGAGCAATGAAAGGGtatctattttattcttattcgCCTGCCTGCAATTAAAAGACACCAAATAAATGATCATAAGCGATAGAAACACTGCAGTGAATTTTAAAATCTAGTTTCTGACAATTTTgactaaaaattatgaaaataaaggttAAAGAATTTCCTCTATATTACGACCATTCAATTTAGGGGTTTTAGACATCTGGTTTCTGTTTCCTTTATAGTTCAAATATACTATGAGGAAGCCTAATTGAGTGATAAATCACAACagaataacatgaataaaaaaagtcagtatcaCGCAAATTTGATTTGCCACCTGGCAAGTGATTTGCTGATGAAGCGAATCTCAGAACATTCAAAGCATAGCCTACATTCAAATACATTAACATTGTATTATCAAGTGCAGAATGCAACAAcggtttaaagtaaaaaataccattttctcaccaataaaatgaaagcttactaacatataaatgaatctgaaattttaaaattacacatacacagacatacacacacacacacatatatatatgtatatatatatatatatatatatatatatatatatatatatatatatatatatatatatatatatatatatacatatatatatatatatatatatatatatatatatatatatatatatatacatatatatatatatatatatatatatatatatatatatatatatatatatatatatatatatatatatatatatatatatatttataatttataccaGATTTTGTAGTTACTGTAAACTGATTGATCGTAAATCCCTGGAAAATACTGCTATAGTGGTGGGTAAGCCTTCGTGCTTCCAATGACTTGTGGAAGAATGCGAGGAAAGTAAAACATAAGTCATTATCATTGTGTTCAATAAATTCCTATGTcctcttaatattttaaataacgtTGTTCCACTTTAATTACCTGCTTGTAGGAGCAGCAGATTAATAAAACTTTTGTCAATAGCAATGAAAGTTATAGTATTAGTAGCAATATTAGTAGCAGTATTGTTGATGTAATCGTTGACCGATAactattcttttccatttcttcgtATCATATTTACTCAAAtagaatatatacttttatggCAAAGCTTTCCttgcaattaatttttatcagatgCTGCTGTATTATCTTTGTATCTTTAGTGATAAACaattgaaggaaaaaacaaagatcGTTGCTGTATCTTACCATATTATTCTCTTCACCCGACAGTCCTATTACAGCCCCTTCTTCAGGGCTATAACAGACCCAGAATGGAACTTCACCCCATTACATATAGTTAAGCATAGTCAATTATCAAAGATTAAAACAAATCCTAAAGCAAAGGAAATATCAACAAGAAGAAATATCCCAGATCGGGATTTTTTTTGCAGTGGAATTTTAACATTCAGGTGTGAGCCCTGATTTGCTGTAGTGCTGTAGTGTATgcttatcttaaaaaaatatagatatatgattatttgtttctgtttttagaTATATTAATACGTGGATAACCACTTGAACCCTCTGtgattaacctttttattacttaAACTATTTATATTGCTCAACGATGTAACTGCATACGGGGTTTAtcatagaaaaagaaatatctttttatgctggttttataaataaaataccaatAAGTGCAATGGACGAAATGCTTATAAAACATTTACTTCATTAAGTGTTGTTTATTAGTCATTAAAGGTTCAAGAAACCAACGTTAAATtctaaaaatgacagataataaTTATTGCCTTCCTTTCCGTTTAGAGTTTTAACCTTGAGGATAAGAGGAAACTCGAAAGACTGGAGAAGGATTGTCATGAAATAGTAGACGCCACATGTGCTTgagtatatgataaaaattattaatgagaaaaactaaatcataaaagtttaaattttatttttgtaaatatgttgaGAACATATGTAAAACGAGCAGTTAGTGGTCAACGACAATAACACCAACATTGTTACTAATACCATGATTATTAACACTTATAACAATACGAATCAACCAATAAGACTCTTTCAGCATCCTCATTAGCATTTCTCTTTCAAGTCTTTCTTGTCCAACTTAGTCTTCGTACCTCAATTATCTTTTTGCCTTTCGTTTCATCATCTGTATATTagttattttcaaatatcaaaacaTTATGATGACATTTCCTCCCTAGAAGTTATCAGTATTATGCATGGTTGATGTTTCACAGATGAGTTTTAATAATCAAAAATTTTCTTCACAGAAAAGAGAGTTCCTATCTCGTAACAAAATCCTTCACAAGTATGCAGTAAAATGTAGGTTTATTTAACATGAAAAGATTAATTTCCTCTTTGaacaaaagtcagaaaaaaagtttctgatGTTGGGAAATTTAGTCTGCCCTTAATCCAatattctctgtttctctctatgataattttaatttcacttgAAGTTGGTTAAAACTGCAGTGAAGTAAAAATTATTCGAGTGAGGAAGTGGCCTTACAGACTTTTATCGAAAAGACCAATTTGCCTTAATCTTTCGCCAAAGTTTTGCTTTTTAGTGCCATGAAACCTTCTTCGGTAGTGACATTAAAACCCTTGAATTAAGGAGCAGTTGTTATAGGTATGAAACATTTAAAGGATTATATAGTAAGAGACTTAATCGTCTGATGTATTTCAGTTGTATTACATTCGTAGAAAGGACACGAGATATAGAGGTGTTCGTGATACTAGGGTGATagggtgtactctctctctctctctctccttccctttaaTAAAAGTCTCTGTCTGTTTATATGTGTGCTCACCGTCTTGACATATCTCCCTTAGTTGTTAACTTTCAAAAAACTCTTATGTCACGAGCAACAGTTTATTTGCCAATATCATCGTCAATTAGCAAACGTTAAATCGGAGCCTTGTCTTCCATTTCCTGATGAGCCTTCAAAATTTCTgaactctgaaaataaaaataaaaatcctgttgAATATTCATCGCGGCGTCGTTCATGCAAATACTTGCAAACAAAAGTGCAGAACTGAGCTTCACCGCTTTAATATATAACATCAGCGGATATGCGACAAAGAGGATAAGTAAAAGTTGAACGAAAATGGATTTTGTTCATATATGATGGTGCTTGATAAATATTTTCGCAGCCTTCGCTAAGCTCTCTGAGTTCACAGACACGCTCATTATAATGAAACacattctcatgtgttcattatacacacacacatacacacacacacacacacacacacacacacatatatatatatatatatatatatatatatatatatatatatatatatatatatatatatatatatatatatataatatcctttctAATGATTTTTGTTACTTCATTTGCCATCATAACGcgtctttttttaacatttgttctAAATGCCCTCCTCTGATAAACAATTTAGAGCTCGCCTCGGAGGCTGAACAGTTTCTCATTTAACACCAATTACCCAAGCAAGAGTACTTTGCAAATACGAATCATTTCACAATCCACTAACCACCCTTTCTCCACCCCAACAATCATGTACAGGTCTGTTCATTCCCATTGCTTCCCCTGTCTCACTGCTCATATAAGTATTAGTTTCGAACAGAGAAACCGCGCACCCTTTTCTGAGAATTACTTTTACACTGAGCCAATTGCTCCCCTATCTACGCAGTTTCAAACAAGTTTCAGTTTTACACAGAAACTTCTAATCGCTCTTAACAAACTGCCTTGAACAATATACGCTTTGAATACTTCAcgcattatattttatcatttgtatcacaATATTTTCATGGATTCATGAGCGGTATATATGTTTCCTTTGATTCTAATGGAGATTTTAAAACAAGTACATAATACTGAAAGCTTTATCCATTTTCTAGAATATAATTTTAACTATTATGCGTGAGTCCCAATTTAACCAAAGTAGCAGGGTTTTCTATGTTTTgcttcaaggctttgtagtgacaagagtatcaaCAAAATGTGAGGAATCTCAGATGTTCTGATTGCAAATGCATTTATTCGAGCAAAAATGAACAGTAAATACATACGTACCAGTACAAACACTCACAcgtgcaccacacacacacacacacacacacacacacacacacacacacacacacacacacacacacacacacacacacacacacacacatatatatatatatatatatatatatatatatatatatatatataatatacctaatGAGCAGTAAGCGCTAACGAACTATGCTACGATTGTGTGAATAGGTCCATTCCAGCCTTTCAAAAGtatatctgaataagacaaatatatgaatgtatgtgctAAGACAGCCTTATATTCTTCACCGTAATATAGTTTGGTATCACACCAACCCATCGCGAAAGCGTTCGAATTTCCCcccaaaatatgagaaaaatgtgAGGCTattaacaaatgtaaaaatataaggtaacatttatgtatatatataaatatgtatctatacatatataaatatttatatatatacatgtatatatgtatatatacatatataaatatgtatatatatatgatatatatgtatatatgtatatatacatacatacatatatatatatatatatatatatatatatatatatatatatatatatatatatatatatatatatatatatatatatatatatataataggggcATTAGAGACCTTTATGTAATTTTTAGATCAGCCTATTTTTGTTGGTCAAGGTTGAAAATACACCACggagagtgaatatatatatatatatatatatatatatatatatatatatatatatatatatatatattatattaactttatcacatacaccactgttctgtgcattagtagaattactaaaggacctcattcaaactggatggtatctaatggagtttttattcaaaaagttacaagctttcttggacaaacagtccacattatcatatatccgtacaatgagcagacgcgtctGCTCattatacggatacttgataatgtggactgtttgtccaagaaagcttgtaacttttgaataaaaactccattagataccatccagtttgaatgaggtccttttagtaaatatatatactgtatatatatatacacacacacacacacacatatatatatatatatatatatatatatatatatatatatatatatatatatatatatatacatacctatctatctatctatctatccatctatctatctgataGTGAGTGACTTTGTACATGCACAATTATATTCTGCCGTATCCataaggcatttaaaaaaaaataaataagtgcatTAAAAGCAGTGTATTTTATCAGATGATAGGCGAACCAAAATATAACACCGGATGTACAGAATCCTAGGCTTACTGGCAAccagaatgaatataaaattcccCACATAGACGTAGAACCACCTCTTTCGATCATCTTCGCACCCAGTCGACTATGAGGCTCCCTGAACTTAGAGGTGTTTTCCCATAAGGCCTGTAAAGGACATGAAAGGTAGGAAATATTCTTTGCTTTCTGAGAGTTTTAAAGTgccattaattttttccattaccGTTTCAATTTAGAGAGCTAATTGGAAATTCTTTTCAAAGTAAACTTTATAAAAAGCGCGAGCGTCATTCCATGTTTtgtaagaaataaggaaaaaagaagcgAAATAGCCTTCATCTCTGAAAAAGGTTCTTTTTCTGCTACGATACTTTATATTCGTATTATTTTTGCTTGTGTTATTGATTGCAATTTattggcatgtatatatatatatatatatatatatatatatatatatatatatatatatatatatatatatatatatatatatatataacatgcaccAACGATAGTTTACTGATTCTAAGCTATACGCTCAGACTTGCCCCAAGGTACCCTGGTCAGAACTTCGTGGCAGTACCTAACGTCCTAAGGGTCAGCAATTTTAGAcgaatttatttgcaaaattatgaGTGAGTGTGATATTGAGATAGAAACCTTCGTCTTTCAACCTAGCTATACGTCGATTTCAGGATTGTTGGTAAAACTGAGGGATAATTAAAAGTAGATTTTTATGCAAAGTAAAtaatcaagaaagaaagaaagaaggaaatcatTGCTATCGAATTATTCAGcttcttgtttatcatttttcatattcattttacattaaaacaTGTCATTTCGATTACAAACAGGTAACCAAAATTGTGTCGCCAATATTCCTTCGAAACTCCTTATCTAAAAAAATCCCTCTCGTGTGTAAGAGATTTGAAAttagtttaatatatttcaaCCGTGTACCCGAAGTGAATGTCTCAGTCGTATGGAGGGCCATTTACTGCCTTGGACATTATTCAGATTTAAGATAAGACTGGGAAGATgcatcccttttttttatttttttgtctgaagACTCTACGAGAACTTTTTTTATTACGCTATTAAGATGCTAGATAAGATTAGAAAGGgtaatttttctgtataaaagaaTGTGTGAATCCTACACCGTATTACTTTTGAGTTGTGTTTCTTTACGATGTAGGGCTTATTTATAGAATGACCACCTAGAAgtcaaaaaacacacacacacacacacacacacacacacatatatatatatatatatatatatatatatatatatatatatatatatatatatatatatatatatatatatatatatatatatatatatatatatatatgtatatatatatcctagtttCTTTTATTCCTACCTACCGAACATATTTCTTaagttcgcctctctctctctcttctctctctctctctctctctctctctctctctctctctctctctctctctctctccatccacatTGCATTTTCAAGAAAACAGCAAACCAGTCACATATGATCctctatttttcactttcattttacattttactcaACTAGCAATCTTTGGGACAGTTGCCATATAGTAAATACGTCAAAAGTCGTCTACGGAATAATCCCGaaaatctcttcttcttttccattttctgtcgaaatatttgtttttatttttattaggcaGGTAGGATTGGTGCAtacgtttttgttttaattctaatatgataaattttctttcctctgttATTTGAGTCTGcggagttcgatcccgatgtggggaagaaatttattttcattgaacacGAGattgtgtttataataataataataataataataataataataataataataataatacaattattattattatttgtttattttttttggtctatcacagtcatcttattcgactgggtggttttcatagtgtggggtttcgggttgcatcctgcctccttaggagtccatcacttttctcactatgtgcgctgtttctagtagcacacttttctgcatgagtcctggagctacttcggcatctagtttttccagtttccttttcagggatcttgggatcgtgcccagtgttccaatgattatgggcacaatttccactggcgtattccatatccctcttatttcgattttcaggtcttgatacttatcaattttttctttttctttctcatctactctggtgtcccatggtattgccacatcaatgagtgatactgtCTTCTTGATTTtggtcaatcaacgtcacgtctggtctattggcaggtatcaccctatctgttctgatactcCCTTAGGATCTttcctgatcgttttctatcagtccctcaggctggtgttcgtaccacttattactgcaagctagctggtgtttcttgcactggctccagtggagggcttttgctactgaatcgtgcctctttttgtactggttctgtgcaagctcCGGAGATTCGCTTgatatgtggtttatggtctcgtctttcaaatTGCACTTGGTGcttatgggtgagatgttatttccatctatagTTCTTTGGAAAATATCTGGTTCtcagggcctgatcttgtgccgctgttagcattctttctgtttccttcttgagttctcccctctgtagccattgccatgtttcatcatcattattattattattattattattattattattattattattattattattattattattattattattattattattattattattattattattattattatctgaaacgATATTGATATAATGAAGTGATATTAAATTttcacactcaaaaaaaaaatcttctgataaatattcaatatGCATACTGTATGGGTAATAAATTGCAAATTTAGTTGAATAACTCCGgcaaatttgaaaatattgatCTAAAACTGGAAACCTAAAGGGAACATGAAGTTTGAAAGAGAGCTACAAATTACTGTCAACAGGTTACGCTCCTTCACTTCcctgaacattaaaaaaataaataaataaaagcaaatcagaACATTTATCAATACGATTGAAATTGTAAAGAGGCTTTAGGTCCGACAAAATTCAGAAATGAATTCTTTCGTTATTTTAGGAGAGCAAGTTTTCCCAGTACGTTTTATTCAAAACTCTTTATGTTTATCCTTGTGTAACTAAACACATAAGCTGTCCTTTGGCAGTTATAAACTGTCCTAAAGCAGTGATGTGTTACCTTTAATAATACTGAATTTGAGACAGGCGGCACGATAAGCAGACACACAAAAATGTCCCCAAATCCGATTTAGAATTTATGTAAACTGTCTATGGAAAATGAGCGAATTCTCCATCTTTTTTCAGC is from Macrobrachium rosenbergii isolate ZJJX-2024 chromosome 10, ASM4041242v1, whole genome shotgun sequence and encodes:
- the LOC136842513 gene encoding collectin-12-like, with amino-acid sequence MAARLWTLCWMVFSGILLVGSAKITSEINALDVENLETLNETEKALEKFRDLKARLLNLKPEYISDNEDTAHGRHLRTLFPAGYTGCSCSDLAAIAAQITLFEDEVKGLDDLQNKVDLIATAIKQLGAWVNSGVKGPQGPQGLPGPQGITGQQGDSGDSGPDTVMTREGIPGPQGPSGSSGPPGIKGEQGDCIKGQKGTQGKKGEPGVGMPGLRGTTGPQGVPGKAAPNLDFSSAKST